A stretch of DNA from Pseudomonadota bacterium:
ATATCGAACGTTGCCGAGATCGTATGGTTTGCGGACACATTAGTAAACTCATATGTACTCACCGAAAATAGAGGAAATCCAACCGAAGCACCATCGACAAGAATATCAACAATGCTGTAGTTTGTAGCCGGAGTGATTGTATATGCCTGAGAACCCCCATGAGTTACAGATGTAGAACCCGAAGGGGTTATAGAACCGTTGGCACCCGCAGAGGAAATAATGGCGTAAGTATTAATAGAGAAAGTAGCGGATATAGTATGAGGGGCAGTCACATTAGTGAACTCATATGTACTCACCGCACCAACCGAAACGCCGTCGACAAGGACGTCAACTATACTGTAGTTTGCAGCCGGAGTGATTGTATAGTTCTGAGAACCCCCATGAGTTACAGATGTAGAACCCGAAGGACTGATTGCCCCGTTTTCACCGAATGAAGCTGCAATAGTGTAGGTGTTAATACCGAACGCTGCCGAGATCGTATGGTTTACGGATACATTAGTAAATGCATAAGTTGACACCGCACCGACAGAAACGCCGTCGACAAGGACATCGGTAACGCTGTAGCCTGTAGCCGGAGTGATTGTATATGCCCGTGAAGCACCGTGAGTTACAGATGTAGGACCCGAAGGACTGATTGCCCCGTTTTCGCCCGCTGAGGATATAATTGTGTAGGTTGCCACTTTAAATGTTGCAGATATCGTATGTGAGGCAACCACATTGTCAAAAGCATAAGCTGTTACCACACCCACCGAACTTCCATCTATGAGGACATCCTCAACCTGGTAACCTTCAGAAGGAGTGATTGTATAGGACTGAGAAGCGCCCTGGTTTACAGATGTCACACCGGTCGGCGAAACTAAACCGTTAGTACCGGATGAAGCCGTGATGGTATGAGTAGCAACCCCAAATGTGGCACTGATTGTATGGGTCGCAGATACATCGGTAAAATTGTATGTGTTTACCGCTCCGACCGAAACGCCGTCAACAAGAACATCAGTTACTTTATAGCCTGTGGCCGGAGTGATTGTATAGGACTGAGAAGCTCCCTGATTTACCGTTGTCACACCGGAAGGAGTGATTGAACCATTTTCGCCCGATGAAGCCGTGATGGTAAAACTCTGAACTTCGTAGCGGACAATTACAATACCGGAACCACCATAACCCGGGGTGCCAAAATTATACCTTCCACCGCCACCGCCACCGGTATTGGGAGTGCCATTCTTAGTTTCGTTCCCCCCGCCGCCAATTCCACCCATTGCACCCCAACCGCTTGCTCCACCACCGCCACCGGCGCCGTAATATACAGGGGTTCCAGAGATCGCGGTAGCAATCCCGGGGCCTCCGTGTCCTTTCACCTGCCAATCAAGCCCACTGGTATTGCTACCGGCACCCCCCGCTCCGCCGCCTCCGCCGCTCTGTAGAGAGCAATAGGGGTACCAAGTCATTCCAGAACTTCCCGGAAGGAGTATTCCGCCAGGATTATTCTGGGGAGCTCCGCTTGCTCCACCTGACCCGCCGCAATCGCGATCGCTGCCTGTCCTGCCGTTTCCTCCAGGAGGAGCAGTTATTGATGAAAATGCAGAACTATTTTCCCCCGCGCCTACTGTCACAGATATGTTCCCTATGCTTATTGACAGCGAACCTTGCATGACTCCGCCTCCGCCTCCGCCACCATAAGTATACCCCGAGCCTGAGCCTCCGCCACCCATACCACGTCCGCCGCCGCCAACCACCAGGTACTCGGCGTCTCCACCCCGAGTTACGGTAAGCGTACCGGAACCGGTAAAGGTATGCATTTTATAGTTACCACTATATGTTACCGTGCCGCCCGTGGCGACAACGTAGGTTTTTTCGGTAAATGTAACAGATATTGTATGATTTGCGGTTATATTGGAGAAGTTGTAGCTTGTTACCGCACCGACAGAACTTCCGTCAACAAAAACATCGGCTACTTTATAGCCTGTGGCCGGAATGATTGTATAGGCCTGTGAAGCGCCATAATTTAATGGGGTCACACCGGAAGGAGTGATTGAACCGTTTGCGCCTGAAGAAGCCGTGAGCGTATAGGTAGCTGTTGTGAATGTGGCACTGATTGTATGGGTCGCAGATACATCACTGAAAGTGTATGCGCTTACCGCTCCGACCGAAACGCCGTCAACAAGGACATCTGCTACCAGAAAGCCTGCAGCCGGAGTAATTGTATAGTTCTGAGAAGCGCCCTGAGTTACTCTTGTCACCCCGGTCGGAGAGACTGAACCATTAGCACCCGAAGAAGCTGTGAGCGTATAGGTAACTGTTATAAATGTCGCGCTTATCGTATGGTTAGCAGTCACATTGCTAAATGTATATGTGTTTACTGCACCAACTGATACCCCATCAACAAGGACATCTGAAATCTGATAGCTATTATCGGGTGTAATTGTATAGCTCTGTGAAGCTCCCGAAATTACTGTGGTTGCACCGGGAGGACTGATGCTGCCATTGGCACCAAAAGATGAGAGAATGGCAATGTGTTCGAGTTCATAACGGACAATTACGATACCGGAACCGCCGGCACCGCCTAACGCACTCAGGGCAACAGTCCATCCACCACCCCATCCACCGCCACCGCCACCGCCTCCGGTATTTGCCGATCCGGAAATACCAGCAGAAATAGAAGATCCGTAATATCCTCCTCTACCTCCACCGCCTAAGCCACCAATTCCTGAATCATTGTAGATACAAGCAGCACCACCACCACCGCCGCCTGCATAATATGTAGATACACCAGAAATAGATGAGACTTGCCCGGTTCCGCCATTGATTTTAACGGTACATCCTTCACAATGGTTTGGAGATGATCCAAAAGCAGCAGATGCAGCTCCTCCTCCGCCGCTGCCATGACTATAACCAAAAGAACCTTCTCCGCCGGCGTATCCCTGTCCGGGAACTCCAGTTCCAGTAATTAGTTCATTTCCTATTCCTAAAGGAGGTGCACTTGTATTATTACCAGTTCCTCCTCCTGAACCACCGTTGCTTCCCCTTGTTGCTCCGCCATTTATTCCTCCTCCACCGCCGCCTATAGCGGTTATCGAGTTGAAAACAGAGTTTGAACCATTAGTTCCTTGAGTAAGTGCACTGCTTATTCCGCCACTGCCTACTGTTACCGTTTTGCTTCCAATAGACAAAGAAGACATTCCGTTGAGAAAACCACCCGCACCTCCACCACCACTGGCATTGCTGCCGCCGCCCGCACCGCCGCCTGCAACAACCAGGTACTCGGCATCGCCGTTCTGGGTAACATTCAGCGTACCAGAATCGGTAAAGGTGTGGATCTTATAATTACCATCGTAAGTTACCGTGCCGCCTGTAGCGAACGTATATGTTTTTTCAGCAAAGACGGCAGATATTGCATGGTTTGCATTTAGATTAGAGAAGGTATATGCTGCCATTGTACCAACGCTTATCCCATCTATAAGGACGCTGCTTATTTTATAACCACTATTGGGTGTTATAAAATAAGTTTGAGAAGCACTCTGGTTTTTTGTGGTTACGCCAGCGGGGCTGATAGTGCCGTTGGCGCCTGCCGAAGCAGTAATTGAATAAGCATTAACGCCAATATCGAAAGTAGCAGATATTGTATGATTTGCAGACACATTAGTAAAAGTATATGCACCACCCGTTCCTGCACTTGACCCATCTATAAGAACATCAACAATCCTATAACTATTGGCCGGGGTAATAACATAAGACTGGGAAGCGCCAAAATCTACCGTTGTTGCGCCGGTCGATGAGATTGACCCGTTGTCGCCGGAAGAAGCCGTGATAGTAAATCTTTGGATTTCATAACGAACAATCACAATGCCGGAACCACCATACCCCGGGCTCCCTTGATTTGAAGACCCACCGCCGCCTCCGCCCGTGTTGGCGGTACCCCACCCCCCATTCTGACTCTGATACCCCCCTCTTCCTCCACCACCAAGTCCTCCGGGGTATGGAGTATTATCATAATAACTTTTTCCCCCTCCTCCACCGCCGGCATAATAGGCAGATGTTCCAGAGATCGTAGAAGCATTCCCGTTTGCCCCTGCTCCGTTCGAGGTATTATATACTCCTTTTACACCTCCGGTAGCGGTTATTGATGAAAATACAGAATTATATCCATTGCTTTTTGTAAGTCCACCATCACCTACAGTCACGGCAAGGTTGCCGGTACTAACAGCAAGCGTTCCGCTAAGAACGCCGCCTCCCGCTCCGCCGCCGCCGCCACTGTACAAGTCATTACTGTTGTTACCACCACCACCTCCTGCCACTACCAGATACTCAACATTCCCGGATTCGGTAACGTTCAGCGTACCGGAACCGGTAAAGGTATGAATTTTATAGTTACCGTCGTAGGTAATCGTGCCGCCCGTGGCATCTGTTGCATATGCCGGCAGAGACACAGAAAGCATAAATATCATTGCCATCGCTAAAAGGATAGAGCAGCTTTTAACCTTCGGGTACCCGCCGCTTGCGGGTGCTGAGCCCCTACCCTTTGACCTTTCATCTTTAACCTTCTTCCCTGTCTTTTTCATCTTCTATACCTCCCTGGAATTATAAGCAGTATTACCTTGTAACCGTAATCTCTTTTGTAAATTCGGCTTCTGCGCCGGAATCGTCCGTCGCTTTAAGGCCGATGTTGTATGTGCGTGTCGCCGGCGCCTTGAATGATATGTTACCAGAACCGTTCCTGTAGTCCCTGCCGTCGTCCAGATTCCATTTGTATGAAGAAATCCTTCCGTCCGGGTCAGTGCATTTTGCCTTCAGATACACATAATAGCCCTCACCCGATATGTGGTCGATGGTGCAAGTCGGAGGTTGATTCGGAACCACCGTAATATCAATAAAATCGGTCGCAGCCGCGCCGCTTTTCATGGTTGCCGTAAAGGTAACGGTATGATCTCCCGGTTCACTGAAGGAAGCCCTCAGGTATTCAGACTTCGTGTTTTCAACGGTAACCCCGTCTATCTTCCATACATGGCTTTCAATCCTGTCGAGAGCTGTTTTTCCTGCTATAGTGCTTCTTATGTAGATATCGAGCGGGGCCCTCATGGTCTTGTTCGATGCAGAGACTTTGAACCCGATTTTTACAGGAGACGCGCCAACGGTTATCGTCACATTGTCCGTTATTGTATTGTCATACTGGTCTGTCGCAGTCATCGTTACATTATATGTGCCTATCTTCGTAAAAAGATGATGGACAATCGTATTGTCAGTTGTCAGTGTCTCTCCATCACCGAAATTCCAGTTGTAGGTAATGCGGTACTGAAGCCCCATGATCTTTTTAACCGTATAATCGATATTTAAGGTCACATTGTATGGCCCTAACCCTTCCGTCCTTTTCACATTAATTTTCGGAGCGGGGAAAATGTAGCCCACTGCCGTGATTTTAATCGCTGATGTTTTTAATGTTTCTTCCCTGTGACCATCAACCCATCCTTCGCATTGAAGCGTATTTGTTCCTTCTGCGGTCGGGGTCATCGTCACCTCTCTGCCATCCACAGTAGAGTTATCCGGCAAGATCCATCTCGTAACCACATTCAAGGCACTGAACCGGGCAGGTATCACGGCGGTATAGGTGTACTCTTCACCAACAAATACTGCCTTCTGCCCCGATATACCAACGGGGATTCCGGGAAGTTCGACTGCGTTTACGGCAAATGTTGTCTTTCTTGTCAATTCTGTCCCTGTGAGGATTGTTTCCGCCTCTAACTCATATTTTCCCGGAGACGCGAAGATTGCATTCAGCGTATCCCCTGCCGTTTCCTCTCCGTTGTATCGCCATTTTACCGTGCATTTGGCAGCATCCAGGCATGCCGCCTCCGCTTTATATGTGTTTCCTGTATCAATGTACACAGTTCTGGCGCCCGTTATGACGGGAGCCATGGTCTTCTCTCCTACTACTTTGACAGATTTTGTTACCTCTTTTTTTATCGAAGGCGATTCTATCAACGATGCCACCAAACGTACTGCCATCGTGCCTTCCTTGCCCGCCGTGATATTTGCTGAACCGCCTTTCGCTACCGCACTGCTGCCCACCAGCCAGTCAAAAGCCAGTGTCCCCCACAGCGGCGCATTCCCCTGAACAGTACATGTAAATGATTCTTTCGACAGTATCTGGTCAGGGCACGTTACCTCCGCCGTAATCGGATTGTCCAGGACATTGAGCTGCATTTGCCTGTTCGCCACTATCAAGGGTAATTCCCTGGCGAATGCTTTTACTGTAACGGTTTTTTCCCCGGGGGTATTGAATATAATACCCGTGTGTGTACCCTCCGGGTCACTAATCTGCCCGCCGACAGCACTCCACAGAAGTTTCAGGGTACCTTCCGATGATCCGGCGCTTATGGAGCAATTCACCTGCTGCCCCATATACACCTCTTCTTCGGTACAGCCCGCGTTGTAAACTGTAGGAGGCGGGAACACCACGGTGATGTTTGCCACCTTCTCAATAAACAAAAACGGGGCCTCCTGGATATACATCTTTACCCTGGTGGAATGATTACCTACCGTGCCGAAAAGTGCATTTGCCATAGCCGTGTTGTTTGCGCCTACTATGTTGCCGCCCGCATCGGTATTCCACAGAAAAGAGATTTCCCCCCAATTGGAGGACCCTACGGCAGTGCAGGCTGTCTGCGTGTTCATGTCTGTTGCTGCGGGGCAATTGACGGTGAGAGACATATTCACCGGTGTTACCTCTACCGGGGCATTAGCCGTTATTGTCCTGGACGGATCTTCAATGATACTTACTATCACGCTTACCAGTTTAGTCCCTGTTCCTCCTGTAAAGGCAACCGAAGTTGAGGCATCAGTGGGCGTTCCCGCACTTCCGCCCGGTACGGTCCATGCGTACTTGAGCGTGCCGGCTGCTGCCGAGGCGGATACAGTGCAGGTGCCTGCCTGCCCGGTATGAAGGGAAGCTGGACATGACACACTGTTAATAGTGGGAAGCTGATAAGTAAACGTTGCCGAGATCGTATGGTTCTCGGACACATTATTGAATGTGTATGATGATACCGCTCCGACAGAAACGCCGTCCACGAGGACATCAGCTACCAGAAAGCCTGTGGCCGGAGTGATTGTAAAGGTCTGAGAAGCGCCCTGAAGCACTTTGATTGCACCGGTCGGTGAAATTAAACCGTTAGTACCGGAAGATGCAGTAATTGAAAACAAGGCAGGGTATATTGTTCCAACATTGTAACCGTTTACACTAATGTTGCTATTCGCTAAATTAATATTGTTCACAGTCGGGGTAAATATTTTGATTCTTCCTCCACCCCCGTCAGTTCCTCCGTTGGCAGTAAGAGATCCGCTCACAACTACAGCTGGTGCATCTAATAAGATACCCCCTCCGGATGAACCACCACCAAAACCACCCCTTACATTAACATAACTACTGCTTCCACCGGATGCTCCAGAGTCTCCATTGGCAGTAATACTGCCAGATACTGAGAGATTGCCTGCAGCTTTTAAAAGAATCCCTCCACCACCAGGTTTTCCGACCCATCCAGTACCGCCGCTTGTATTGTTAGACCATCCGCCTCCGCCTCCTCCTCCACCGCCGCTGCCCATATCAATATCATAACCATTACGTGTCCCGTAAATGGGACCTGCACTTCCTCCACCGGGACCGGCGGAGCCTCCTGCTCCGCCACCGTTATAACCTGTTCTGCCAAATCCTCCATGACTGCCACCGCCTCCGCCGCCGCCGCCATCCCCGGGCCAGGCATCTGAAGATGATGACCCGTTACTTCCTTTGCCGCCGCCGTGCAAGCCGCCGGCGCCTCCGCCTCCCCCTTTATATGTAAGGTTACCAAAGGTTCCACCTGCACCACCGGCATATCCTTTGAGGTCGCCATTAAGGGTTCCAGCAATATTTATCGTTACTGCATGTATTTCCAGAAGTGTCCCAGCTTCAACATTAACAGTGGTTCCTGCAGGAATAGTAAATGTTCCTACATTGATATATTTCCCGGTCAATGTCGATCCATTTGCCGGAGTAAAATCAGCGCCTGCATAATCAGTATCTCCATAAACCGGCAGAGACACAGAAAGCATAAATATCATTACAATCGCTAAAAGGCTGAAGCAGCTTTTAGCCTTCGGATACCCGCTTGCGGGTGCTGAGCCCCTGCCCTTTGACCTTTCACCTTTAACCTTCTTCCCTGTCTTTTTCATCTTCTATACCTCCGTGGTATTATATGCGGTTATCATTGTCTTGCAGACGTTCCCATCTTTATCTGCTGCCCGTATATCCCCGCTATTGGAGCACATTTTCCTATCAGAAAAAGGCGTAGCCGTATTTAGGCCTACATCGTTGGCCTTTGATTTCCTTGGGGTTTCAAACCGGAGAAATACATTGGTCAGTGCCCCATTAGGCAAAGCTTCATCAGTAGCGGCATTCGGGACAACAAGCCGTAATCTGTCCGGATAATCCGGCATATTAATCGTTTCTGCAGTCGCAAAATTAAGACAGCAGGCAAATATCAGCATGATCGTTATGCACAACATTGCCCGTCTTCTCTTTAAGACCCCGGTTGTGTACCTTTGTTCCTTACCCATACATCCTCCTTCACATAAATTGACATTAACGTATTACTATTTGCTGTATTACTACCTGCCGGGGAAGTAATAAGCATTCAGATAATTCGCACACATCAGGGAGGAATCATGATAGTAACAACAGGATATATTGACCACAGGGATATAAAAGAATACTGCGGGATCGTTACCGCAAACCTTGTAGAAGGTCTCAATTTCGCCAGAGATTTTTTTGCATCTATCAAAGATTTTACCGGCGGACGAATTGAGGGCTATGAAAAAATGCTCGGCAGATGTGAGGATGAGGCATTTTCGCAACTGGCTCAGAACGCATCGCAGGTCGGCGCTGATACCGTCATGGGCGTAAGGTTCAACCTCGGCATATTCTCTCCCCACGAGAAGGGCACCGTGATTGGTATTAGTGTCTATGGGACAGCGGTTAAACTGAAACAAGGCAACGCTGCAATAAAATGCCATGATGGAGGGAGTTACGACAGTCAACCGGACAATACAAGCCGGAAAGAATTTGTCGCCCCTGTAAGCGGAATCGGATTCGAGTGGGGCAAGTAAGAACGACCTGCTATTACCTGTATTTAATCTCTGCCCTTCTGTTGGCTGACTTTTGATCACTTATGTAGCAGCATTTCCCCTTCCCTTCAGTCTTTGCGTCGGTCTTGAGATACTTCTGGACGGTTTTCGCCCTTCGAAGCGCAAGTTTATCGTTGTATTCCTTCTGTCCGGCATCACATGTATACCCTGTTACGGAGACCTTTTCCTTCGTTGTAATGGCATCGAGCTTTTTCTTCTCCTGCGGTTTGAGAGCGGAGGAATTGAGGTCGAAACGGACCGTCTCGGTCTGTTCTTTTTTAACCGGAGGCAAAAGATCTTCGGGTTTGATTGTAAACTTCTTTATTTTTTTAACCACGGGCTTGATATAGGGAGTTTTCGGTACAACCACTGGCTTATCAAGTGTTACCATGAAGGTGTCTCCCTTCTCGTAGCGGGCGATCTTTGCCTCAGCAGTTATATCGGCTGTCGCCTGAGAAACAGCAAGTAAAGCAGCACACAATACGGTAATCATTTCTCCCTCTCCTTTATTTCATCCTCAAGGACTTTTGTAATCGCCACGTCTATGGTATCCCCCTGTTCGAGGTATTTTTTAATGGCGGTATACTCATCAGCTTTTGACGTATAGAGCAATTGCGTGAACCTGTCCACGATCAGTCGTCCCACCGTCACGCCGACAGGGGTGTAGACAAATATTTCCGAGAAATTCCCGTGTTCGGTATGGACACTGCTCAACAGTTCATACAAGCCCTCCGTCAAAGAGACCCTTCCCGACTCCTTCAGCATCTTTATGGATTCAGGTCTCTGCCGGAGCAGGAACATGAAATCCGAGTTCTCTACGATGGCAACACCGGCAGGAATCCTGTAGAAGTCGTTTACGCTCTGCGTTATCGAATAGCAGGCCCCTTTATATTTTCTGAATCTTCTATATGCCGTTTCCATGAAATTGGCTGTGTTGCCCCCTGTGAGCAGATCCCACGCCTCGTCAATAATCAGGAGCTTATATTGTTCCCTGTCCATCATAGCCTGCTGTATCTGAAAAATAAGGGACAACAGCACGACCTCCTGAAGGTCCTTTTTCGATTTGAGTTCTTCAAGTTCCATGACAACCAGGTCGGCCTCTGCCCTCATTGTTGCCGGTCCGTCAAAATATCCGGCATATGCCCCCTGTGACGTATAGGAATAAAGCCTCTTTGAAAGCGAGATTGCGATCGGTTCATCTTTTGCTGCCAGATACGTGGCTACATTGGTGATAGTCATGTCGTTGCCGTGTATGAGATACTGATCCTTGATGGCCTCTTCGATATATGCCAGCGACAGCTCATCGAGGGCATTCATGGATACCATCTGAGCAACAATAGATTTAAGAATAGGCATTTCTTCGTCGATATTCCGCACCCCTGTGAACGGGTTGAG
This window harbors:
- a CDS encoding YbjQ family protein; the protein is MIVTTGYIDHRDIKEYCGIVTANLVEGLNFARDFFASIKDFTGGRIEGYEKMLGRCEDEAFSQLAQNASQVGADTVMGVRFNLGIFSPHEKGTVIGISVYGTAVKLKQGNAAIKCHDGGSYDSQPDNTSRKEFVAPVSGIGFEWGK
- a CDS encoding PKD domain-containing protein — its product is MKKTGKKVKGERSKGRGSAPASGYPKAKSCFSLLAIVMIFMLSVSLPVYGDTDYAGADFTPANGSTLTGKYINVGTFTIPAGTTVNVEAGTLLEIHAVTINIAGTLNGDLKGYAGGAGGTFGNLTYKGGGGGAGGLHGGGKGSNGSSSSDAWPGDGGGGGGGGSHGGFGRTGYNGGGAGGSAGPGGGSAGPIYGTRNGYDIDMGSGGGGGGGGGWSNNTSGGTGWVGKPGGGGILLKAAGNLSVSGSITANGDSGASGGSSSYVNVRGGFGGGSSGGGILLDAPAVVVSGSLTANGGTDGGGGRIKIFTPTVNNINLANSNISVNGYNVGTIYPALFSITASSGTNGLISPTGAIKVLQGASQTFTITPATGFLVADVLVDGVSVGAVSSYTFNNVSENHTISATFTYQLPTINSVSCPASLHTGQAGTCTVSASAAAGTLKYAWTVPGGSAGTPTDASTSVAFTGGTGTKLVSVIVSIIEDPSRTITANAPVEVTPVNMSLTVNCPAATDMNTQTACTAVGSSNWGEISFLWNTDAGGNIVGANNTAMANALFGTVGNHSTRVKMYIQEAPFLFIEKVANITVVFPPPTVYNAGCTEEEVYMGQQVNCSISAGSSEGTLKLLWSAVGGQISDPEGTHTGIIFNTPGEKTVTVKAFARELPLIVANRQMQLNVLDNPITAEVTCPDQILSKESFTCTVQGNAPLWGTLAFDWLVGSSAVAKGGSANITAGKEGTMAVRLVASLIESPSIKKEVTKSVKVVGEKTMAPVITGARTVYIDTGNTYKAEAACLDAAKCTVKWRYNGEETAGDTLNAIFASPGKYELEAETILTGTELTRKTTFAVNAVELPGIPVGISGQKAVFVGEEYTYTAVIPARFSALNVVTRWILPDNSTVDGREVTMTPTAEGTNTLQCEGWVDGHREETLKTSAIKITAVGYIFPAPKINVKRTEGLGPYNVTLNIDYTVKKIMGLQYRITYNWNFGDGETLTTDNTIVHHLFTKIGTYNVTMTATDQYDNTITDNVTITVGASPVKIGFKVSASNKTMRAPLDIYIRSTIAGKTALDRIESHVWKIDGVTVENTKSEYLRASFSEPGDHTVTFTATMKSGAAATDFIDITVVPNQPPTCTIDHISGEGYYVYLKAKCTDPDGRISSYKWNLDDGRDYRNGSGNISFKAPATRTYNIGLKATDDSGAEAEFTKEITVTR
- a CDS encoding OmpA family protein; the encoded protein is MITVLCAALLAVSQATADITAEAKIARYEKGDTFMVTLDKPVVVPKTPYIKPVVKKIKKFTIKPEDLLPPVKKEQTETVRFDLNSSALKPQEKKKLDAITTKEKVSVTGYTCDAGQKEYNDKLALRRAKTVQKYLKTDAKTEGKGKCCYISDQKSANRRAEIKYR